A genomic window from Methanovulcanius yangii includes:
- a CDS encoding class I SAM-dependent methyltransferase: MDISFLLKMHEGLPRQGPGSNECTRKAFSMLKNLPEHPEILDIGCGSGMQTVELARICPEGHVTAVDIHPPFLDDLARRAEAAGVGERITTVRASMDDLPFGDGSFDVLWAESSIFIVGFGEGLSLWKRLLRPGGYACITEAVWFTDEPSPAAVGFWNDCYPAITSVEETCAKAEDAGYEVVATFRLPGSVWWDYYTPLEKRLPELKKAAVGDPVAESFVAFSEGEMAVYREHGDEYGYAFFVLRRR, translated from the coding sequence ATGGATATTTCATTTCTCTTAAAAATGCACGAGGGTCTTCCCCGCCAGGGGCCGGGAAGCAACGAGTGCACCCGAAAAGCCTTCTCGATGCTGAAAAATCTCCCCGAACACCCGGAGATCCTCGATATCGGGTGCGGGTCGGGGATGCAGACGGTCGAGCTGGCCCGTATCTGCCCGGAAGGGCATGTGACTGCGGTCGACATCCACCCGCCGTTCCTCGATGATCTCGCCCGAAGGGCGGAAGCGGCAGGCGTGGGGGAGCGGATTACGACGGTGCGGGCGTCCATGGACGACCTGCCGTTCGGGGACGGCTCCTTCGACGTCCTCTGGGCGGAGAGCTCCATCTTCATTGTGGGGTTCGGGGAGGGCCTTTCCCTGTGGAAGCGGCTGCTCCGGCCGGGCGGCTACGCCTGCATCACGGAGGCGGTCTGGTTCACCGACGAACCCTCGCCTGCGGCTGTCGGGTTCTGGAACGACTGCTACCCTGCGATCACCTCGGTCGAGGAGACGTGTGCGAAGGCCGAAGATGCCGGGTACGAGGTGGTTGCGACCTTCCGCCTCCCCGGCTCCGTCTGGTGGGACTACTATACGCCGCTCGAAAAAAGGCTCCCCGAGCTGAAGAAGGCGGCCGTGGGCGACCCCGTCGCAGAATCGTTCGTCGCGTTCTCGGAGGGGGAGATGGCAGTGTACCGGGAGCACGGGGATGAGTATGGGTACGCGTTCTTTGTTCTGAGGAGGAGGTGA
- the ku gene encoding non-homologous end joining protein Ku: MSEEEQETGPVPHKAFWTGSISIGLVNVPVRLMVMVHEHKVAFRQLHRKDGQPIHYKRVCGAEETEVAWEEIVKGYEVRKGEYLMIEKGELDAIRPESDRRIRIDRFINLAGVDPVSFDRTYLLIPDEHPDAYALLREALRRKGRAGIGRITLRMREYPALVQEYRDALILRTLHYPDEITDTALVEELAYIPAPGKKELALAERIIDDLTGELDLTEYHDTYHERIMDLIEKKMKGGTVHVEEPEAAEAMELVSALEETLARIGEAKG, translated from the coding sequence ATGAGTGAGGAAGAGCAGGAGACGGGGCCGGTCCCGCACAAGGCGTTCTGGACGGGGAGCATCAGCATCGGCCTCGTGAACGTGCCGGTCCGCCTCATGGTGATGGTCCATGAGCACAAGGTCGCCTTCAGGCAGCTGCATAGAAAGGACGGCCAGCCCATCCATTACAAGCGGGTCTGCGGCGCCGAGGAGACGGAGGTGGCGTGGGAGGAGATCGTCAAGGGGTACGAGGTGAGGAAAGGCGAATACCTGATGATCGAGAAAGGCGAGCTCGATGCCATCCGGCCGGAGTCCGACCGGCGCATCCGCATCGACCGCTTCATCAACCTCGCCGGGGTGGACCCCGTCTCCTTCGACCGCACCTATCTGCTCATTCCGGACGAACACCCCGACGCCTATGCCCTCCTCAGGGAGGCGCTCCGCCGCAAGGGGCGGGCGGGTATCGGCCGGATCACCCTGCGGATGCGGGAGTACCCGGCGCTCGTGCAGGAGTACCGGGACGCCCTGATCCTCCGCACCCTCCATTATCCCGACGAGATCACGGACACCGCCCTCGTCGAAGAGCTCGCGTACATCCCCGCACCGGGGAAGAAGGAACTCGCTCTCGCGGAGCGTATCATCGACGACCTGACCGGCGAGCTTGATCTTACGGAGTACCATGACACCTACCATGAGCGGATCATGGATCTCATCGAGAAGAAGATGAAGGGGGGGACGGTCCATGTCGAGGAGCCGGAGGCGGCGGAGGCGATGGAGCTTGTCTCCGCCCTCGAGGAGACCCTTGCCCGGATCGGTGAAGCGAAGGGATGA
- a CDS encoding Rieske (2Fe-2S) protein, producing the protein MSEFIEVCTTADLRDGAMKKAAVGNREILIAQVGERYYAADNRCPHMGGDLSSGTLKGTVVTCPLHHSQFDLGNGTAIRWTDWSGIKLSVATLVKSPRPLKTHEVKVEGEQILVKLGE; encoded by the coding sequence GTGAGTGAATTTATCGAAGTATGCACCACCGCTGACCTCCGGGACGGTGCCATGAAAAAAGCTGCAGTCGGGAACCGTGAGATTCTCATCGCTCAGGTCGGGGAACGCTATTATGCAGCTGATAACCGCTGCCCCCATATGGGTGGAGATCTCTCTTCCGGTACACTCAAAGGCACCGTCGTGACCTGCCCGCTCCATCACTCGCAGTTTGATCTGGGAAATGGGACGGCGATTCGGTGGACCGACTGGTCGGGCATCAAATTATCCGTTGCAACATTGGTGAAATCTCCCCGGCCGCTGAAAACGCACGAGGTGAAGGTCGAAGGGGAACAGATCCTTGTGAAACTCGGCGAATGA
- the ligD gene encoding non-homologous end-joining DNA ligase: MHPLLDDLDKDEREALVPRRQPDFMTPMLATLTDRPVPGDGWFYERKFDGERCIVVSDGTTVRLLSRHRKRVNNTYPDLEDAFAGMHDAHFIADGEIVAFEDDVTSFSRLQERMQIHDRRRARRSTIPVFLYLFDLMYLDGYDLCALPLSTRKRLLRRLIPFKDPLRSTEHRSGDGADCYREACEQGWEGIIAKRAAGRYLHRRSTDWLKFKCIVRQEFVIGGYTDPQGSRSGFGALLIGYYEKERLVYAGKVGTGFDERMLADLHERLAAREQTASPFAGKSRQETGEHFITPDLVCEVAFTEWTPDGKLRHPRFLGLRDDKPAGEVVREGRK, from the coding sequence ATGCATCCCCTGCTCGACGACCTCGACAAGGACGAGCGGGAGGCCCTCGTCCCCCGCCGGCAACCCGACTTCATGACGCCGATGCTCGCCACCCTCACCGACCGGCCCGTCCCCGGCGACGGATGGTTCTACGAGCGCAAATTCGACGGCGAACGTTGCATCGTCGTGAGCGACGGAACCACCGTCCGGCTGCTCTCCCGCCACAGGAAACGGGTCAACAACACCTACCCGGACCTCGAGGACGCGTTTGCCGGGATGCACGATGCCCATTTCATCGCCGACGGCGAGATCGTCGCGTTCGAGGATGACGTAACCAGCTTCTCCCGCCTGCAGGAGCGGATGCAGATCCATGACCGCCGCAGGGCCAGGCGAAGCACCATCCCCGTGTTCCTCTATCTCTTCGACCTGATGTACCTCGACGGATACGACCTCTGTGCCCTCCCCCTCTCCACCCGCAAACGGCTCCTCCGCCGTCTCATCCCCTTCAAAGATCCCCTGCGCTCCACGGAGCACCGGAGCGGCGACGGGGCGGACTGCTACCGCGAGGCCTGCGAACAGGGGTGGGAGGGGATCATCGCCAAGCGGGCGGCGGGCCGCTACCTGCACAGGCGGTCCACCGACTGGCTCAAGTTCAAGTGCATCGTCCGGCAGGAGTTCGTCATTGGCGGCTACACCGACCCGCAGGGAAGCAGGAGCGGGTTCGGCGCCCTGCTCATCGGTTACTACGAGAAAGAGCGCCTCGTCTACGCCGGCAAGGTGGGCACCGGCTTCGACGAGCGGATGCTTGCCGATCTCCACGAGCGCCTCGCCGCCCGCGAGCAGACGGCCTCGCCCTTTGCAGGAAAGTCACGGCAGGAGACGGGGGAGCATTTCATCACGCCGGACCTCGTCTGCGAGGTCGCATTCACCGAATGGACGCCGGACGGAAAGCTCCGCCACCCCAGGTTCCTCGGGCTGCGGGATGACAAACCGGCCGGTGAGGTGGTGCGGGAGGGGCGGAAATGA
- a CDS encoding NAD(P)/FAD-dependent oxidoreductase, protein MDVAIVGAGIAGGYLAGLLEKRGIVPDVYDGMAHATTCGCRSCGWGVPVGIKTYLDAVGLDLQDYIIESMSPMHFDALVAGTPLCTINKPRMLQDFRKNGTLKRQNASPEELEDYDIVVDATGIRRALLPPCRSELTMPTLQHRVAVTSEGDRHLGAGVYGNRIPGLGYLWIFPVGHSQYHIGVGGVGPIRHESILERFYRETSEKFSFTVKCSCRGSIRVASPYHSRPLYLRRERSDGTSQLVVGVGESIGTVSPFTGEGIVHSLECAKILADTWPGPERYAGAVLSRFAWMKRERETLDYLLSSEGTGGPRLRDRWRFFLSARRSGIKLPMMEAFRQMGALSVWVANTDE, encoded by the coding sequence ATGGACGTTGCGATTGTTGGTGCGGGAATCGCCGGAGGATATCTGGCGGGGCTCCTTGAAAAGAGGGGCATCGTGCCGGATGTCTATGACGGTATGGCCCATGCGACCACCTGCGGGTGCCGCTCGTGCGGATGGGGGGTACCGGTGGGTATCAAAACCTACCTCGATGCGGTCGGCCTCGACCTGCAGGACTATATCATCGAATCCATGTCCCCCATGCATTTCGATGCCCTCGTGGCAGGGACACCGCTTTGCACCATCAATAAACCGCGGATGCTTCAGGATTTTAGAAAAAACGGTACATTGAAGCGACAGAATGCATCTCCGGAGGAGCTGGAGGACTACGACATCGTGGTGGATGCAACCGGCATCCGGCGGGCCCTCCTTCCTCCCTGCCGGTCGGAACTGACGATGCCGACGCTGCAGCACCGGGTCGCCGTGACGTCCGAAGGGGACAGGCACCTCGGAGCGGGGGTGTACGGGAACCGGATACCGGGCCTCGGGTACCTGTGGATCTTTCCCGTCGGTCACAGTCAGTATCACATCGGCGTCGGCGGTGTCGGCCCGATCCGGCACGAGAGTATATTGGAACGCTTTTACCGGGAGACGTCAGAAAAGTTCTCGTTCACCGTCAAATGCAGTTGCCGGGGTTCCATACGGGTCGCTTCCCCGTACCATTCGAGGCCATTGTACCTCAGACGGGAGCGCAGTGACGGTACATCCCAGTTGGTCGTCGGAGTTGGTGAATCGATCGGGACGGTTTCCCCCTTCACCGGAGAAGGGATCGTGCATTCCCTCGAATGTGCAAAAATACTGGCAGACACCTGGCCGGGTCCCGAGAGGTATGCCGGGGCGGTGCTTTCCCGGTTCGCCTGGATGAAACGGGAGCGGGAAACGCTCGATTACCTTCTCTCCTCAGAAGGGACGGGCGGGCCGAGGCTGCGGGATCGATGGAGGTTTTTCCTGAGCGCTCGTCGTTCCGGGATCAAACTCCCCATGATGGAAGCGTTCAGGCAGATGGGCGCTCTTTCGGTGTGGGTGGCAAATACGGATGAATAG
- the ligD gene encoding non-homologous end-joining DNA ligase, whose translation MKAAQRVGRVTVNHLDRILYPSQGISKEAVILYYIRAAPRLLPFLAGRALVMQRFPDGVGSPGFYAKDAPAGTPSWVTLFAHYSTSAGREIRSVVCDSPDTLVWLANLAALELHMPLARTEDPASPDMLFFDLDPEPPAGFAEAVTVALTVREVLRDLGLSPFVKTSGRKGLHVALPLERRYSFERTRTFVHGVGILLAHRMAGVVSELSGTHTPGTVFVDYLQNAAGKTMVAPWSLRATPQATVSMPVSWDALERGVSPEDFTIHEDISRTNDPWEGFFDQAERLPEVQHE comes from the coding sequence ATGAAAGCTGCTCAAAGGGTCGGGAGGGTGACGGTCAATCACCTCGACCGTATTCTCTACCCCTCGCAGGGGATATCCAAGGAGGCGGTGATCCTCTATTACATCCGGGCCGCCCCCCGTCTCCTCCCGTTCCTTGCCGGGCGGGCGCTCGTCATGCAGCGGTTCCCGGACGGCGTCGGCTCGCCGGGGTTCTACGCAAAGGACGCCCCGGCGGGCACTCCGTCGTGGGTGACCCTCTTTGCTCATTATTCCACCTCGGCGGGACGGGAGATCCGCTCCGTCGTCTGTGACAGCCCGGACACCCTCGTCTGGCTCGCAAACCTCGCGGCGCTGGAACTGCATATGCCCCTTGCCCGCACCGAAGACCCGGCGTCACCCGACATGCTCTTCTTCGACCTCGACCCGGAACCCCCGGCGGGGTTTGCGGAGGCGGTGACGGTGGCCCTTACCGTTCGTGAAGTGCTCCGGGACCTCGGCCTGTCCCCGTTTGTGAAGACCTCCGGGAGAAAGGGCCTGCACGTCGCCCTTCCGCTGGAACGCCGGTACTCGTTCGAGCGGACGCGCACCTTCGTCCACGGCGTGGGGATCCTCCTCGCCCACCGGATGGCAGGGGTGGTATCCGAGCTCTCCGGCACCCATACGCCGGGGACCGTCTTCGTGGATTATCTCCAGAACGCCGCCGGGAAGACGATGGTTGCGCCGTGGAGCCTGCGGGCCACGCCTCAGGCGACGGTCTCGATGCCGGTCTCGTGGGATGCCCTCGAGAGGGGGGTGTCGCCCGAAGATTTTACTATACATGAGGACATCTCCAGAACGAACGATCCCTGGGAGGGGTTCTTCGACCAGGCAGAACGACTGCCGGAGGTGCAACATGAGTGA
- a CDS encoding DNA polymerase ligase N-terminal domain-containing protein, with protein sequence MSLKEYHKKRDFDATGEPEGEAAPDGGEGSLFVVQEHAARRHHFDFRLEHDGVLVSFAVPKNVPLEPGEKRLAVRTDDHPLAYAEFEGTIPEGEYGAGEVVLWDRGSYELVEWNDEEKIEVVLHGNRLEGKYALVRFRKAGKNDWLLLKAKEG encoded by the coding sequence ATGAGCCTGAAAGAATACCATAAGAAGCGGGATTTCGATGCGACCGGCGAGCCAGAAGGAGAGGCGGCACCGGACGGAGGGGAGGGGAGCCTCTTCGTGGTGCAGGAGCATGCGGCCCGGCGTCACCATTTCGACTTCCGGCTGGAACACGACGGCGTTTTGGTCTCCTTCGCTGTCCCGAAGAACGTCCCTCTGGAGCCCGGCGAAAAGCGGCTTGCCGTCCGGACCGATGATCATCCCCTCGCCTATGCGGAGTTCGAGGGGACCATCCCGGAAGGGGAGTACGGGGCGGGGGAGGTGGTCCTCTGGGACCGCGGTTCCTACGAGCTTGTCGAGTGGAATGACGAAGAGAAGATCGAGGTGGTGCTGCACGGGAATCGCCTCGAGGGGAAATATGCGTTGGTCCGGTTCAGGAAGGCGGGGAAGAACGACTGGCTTTTACTGAAGGCGAAGGAGGGGTGA
- a CDS encoding HEPN domain-containing protein, with translation MKDRLTWCAGIKNGIMLVEPNDNLSSAYLKKAEEAMEAMHSVSSFDWKISTGYYSMYFSLYSVLMKIGIKSENHTCTIEIMQQLLTEYFIPDECEMIEKARQARVETQYYVTRTVSETFSVTLSQRVPRFLVTCRSTVARLDEKQVKTLRSRLTKLIDESRDSL, from the coding sequence ATGAAAGACCGATTAACGTGGTGCGCCGGAATTAAAAACGGTATCATGCTCGTCGAACCGAATGACAATCTTTCATCTGCATACCTGAAAAAGGCCGAAGAGGCGATGGAGGCCATGCATTCCGTTTCATCATTCGACTGGAAGATCTCGACCGGATATTATTCCATGTATTTTTCCCTGTATTCCGTTCTCATGAAGATTGGAATCAAGTCGGAAAACCACACCTGCACCATTGAAATTATGCAACAACTTCTTACCGAATATTTTATCCCCGACGAGTGTGAGATGATCGAAAAAGCACGCCAGGCACGGGTGGAAACACAGTATTATGTCACCAGAACTGTTTCCGAGACCTTTTCCGTCACCCTTTCACAGCGGGTGCCCCGGTTTCTGGTAACATGCAGGTCAACTGTCGCCAGGCTTGATGAAAAACAGGTGAAGACATTACGGAGCCGGTTGACCAAATTAATTGATGAGAGCAGAGACAGTCTCTGA